A segment of the Entelurus aequoreus isolate RoL-2023_Sb linkage group LG23, RoL_Eaeq_v1.1, whole genome shotgun sequence genome:
CAGTGTCCTTAAATATATAGTCTATAAGAAGGTGAATTGTCATGtcggtctagtggttagagtgtccgccctgagatcggtgagttcaaaccctggccgagtcataccaaagactataaaaatgggagccattacctccctgcttggcactcagcatcaaggtttggaattgggggttaaatctccaaaaatgattcccgggcgcggccactgctgctgctcactgctcccctcacctcccaaggggtgatcaagggtgatgggtcaaatgcagagaataatttcaccacacctagtgtgtgtgtgacaatcattggtactttaactttttttttagttaaagtgAGGATGATGcactactttgtttttatattggtcatAAAAACAAGACAGTttcagacacacaatatttatgagaggttgataTTCCtttcagtttgtaacaatgtgtatcaacatgtttacacaaaactcacacagtcacataatatactTTACATTGAAATCAATTAACGATAAATGGTTAATTTCCTAATTCTGACCTACATGCATcaataagtgaaagtaaacatgTACTGTCAATCATCTTTCAACAAACAAAGTAGTCAACACTTGATTTATGAGAAGAACATaaaggtgactgactttccttcagcgtgtcgtagatggtctccaagtgaatgtgggagctgtgctcttgatggagatactccataaaaacaccacatagtaaaacatatttgggttaaaGTTCCTTTTGGCCCGGCCAACAAAATGACCATAAAGAAAAGTGTTTTGTATCATTCATGACGAAAAATATAGTATAAAAGTTTTTTAAGtacttttgtttattattattatagactgtatttatattattcacatgtgaatagtggtgtataatagactgtatttatgttattcacacgtgaataatgctgtataatagactgtatttatattattcacatgtgaataatgctgtataatagactgtatttatattattcacatgtgaatagtgctgtataatagactgtatttatgttattcacatgtgaataatgctgtataatagactgtatttatattattcacatgtgaataatgctgtataatagactgtatttatattattcagatgtgaataatgctgtataatagactgtatttatattattcacacgtgaataatgctgtataatagactgtatttatattattcaaatgtgaataatgctgtataatagactgtatttatgttattcacatgtgaataatgctgtataatagactgtatttatgttattcacacgtgaataatgctgtataatagactgtatttatattattcacatgtaaataatgctgtataatatactgtatttatattattcacatgtgaataatgctgtataatagactgtatttatgttattcacacgtgaataatgctgtataatagactgtatttatgttattcacatgtgaataatgctgtataatagactgtatttatattattcacatgtgaataatgctgtataatatactgtatttatattattcacatgtgaataatgctgtataatagactgtatttatattattcacatgtgaataatgctgtataatagactgtatttatattattcacatgtgaataatgctgtataaagactgtatttatattattcacatgtgaatagtgctgtataatagactgtatttatgttattcacatgtgaatagtgctgtataatagactgtatttatgttattcacatgtgaataatgctgtataatagactgtatttatattattcacatgtgaatagtgctgtataatagactgtatttatgttattcacacgtgaataatgctgtataatagactgtatttatgttattcacatgtgaataatgctgtataatagactgtatttatgttattcacacgtgaataatgctgtataatagactgtatttatgttattcacatgtgaataatgctgtataatagactgtatttatattattcacatgtgaataatgctgtataatatactgtatttatattattcacatgtgaataatgctgtataatagactgtgtttatattattcacaagtgaatagtgctgtataatagactgtatttatgttattcacatgtgaatattgctgtataattgactgtatttatattattcacatgtaaaaagatacctaagtgtttattgtctattgtgagcgaactgtggtgctgaatttccccccagggatcaataaagtactttctattctattctattctatctattGTTGCGATAATTATGTTTGATTTCCATTATCTGTAAAGGAGAACGccactttttgggggaaattttgttcacaatcattatgaaagacatgacgatggatggatttttaaaatgcattctaaatattaacccttgtgtggtgttcgggtggCTGGgacaaaaaataattgtttaggtacacacttttaacacaacacacaaaagaacataaacaatttcattgtgttaacagtgtcagtcgAAAACTATGTCTCttctgtattatttgtatttactcattcacccaacagacgtccagcagaccccccacattaaagaggaagaggaggaagtgtggatcaccCAGGTGGGAGAGTGTCTTccagggcaggaggaggctgatcccaccaagtttccactgactgttgtctctgtgaagaccgaagaccatgaagacaaaccacctgagtcctcacagcgtcatcacagtccaagtaagcacaacatccacatatcattttattctcagggcattcagtccatcacaactggactgttcagtttggcTTCTCATCCGAGtagtcttcatcagttcatgctcatagacttccaTTCTTAAAATCTAATGATCAACTTTAAGGTCTTAGAAAATTCTATCAAAAGTCTTAAATCTGCATGTGAAAAGTGTCAAAAATGTTATTaacaatatttcatttaaaataaatgtgTAAGCTAATTATCTGTCGGACTTTCTATGTTATGTTATCTGTGTATGTTACAGCAGAGTTTAGCTCGCAGTGGATATTacgaaagcccacagcaaagcagGGTTGTTTGTGTAAGatggtaagtgcaagttcaaccaTAAGTGGCTGTAGAACAAATCATTTCATGCGTGACTGAAGCCAGTGAACAgaaacttaaaacattttttcacccACGTCGCGACTCAAGCCATCGTGGAGGACGGCGCTTGTGAACATTGTGCTGGAAGGGAATggaaagtgtcaggttcaaacaccgaactatctattaaacaagacaagaagcaaggaatcaaacagagacaggattcaatttagctcatgaggagaacgtgtgaagctgcacactcagttacagtctcaccctacgctctaaggcacaaCCCCCGCGTTACCCCTTTTATTCAGGAGTTCTCTAGTTAACATccctgaggctgcttctaaagggatGGGACACATATTACGCAAGCAGCCCTAGcagacacaatacgtgattattcaggaTGCAAATGTGATGagctcgtgatttcgccctgactctgctttgtctgcgtgttgtcgtcttatcttcgttgaggtacttgaGGTCCGCCCTTGGTTGTTTATCAGGCTGAAAGACAGAAACTGCTGCTGCGAGgcaacttgcagtggaagataacaagttgtgtgcctttgcaccaAAAGAAAAgcacaacttgagcacaatagataataactatagaAACGACCTTTAAGcacaagagttgtgtgataacttatacatcattattctaacaagCTCACACAGCTATTTGGTTTTCTTTGGTGCATgtaaatagggatgatgtttgataagaaatgatccagttcgagcctattatcgaatcctcttatcgaaccgattccttatcgattctcttatcaagtacagataggttgttgtatatggaaaaaaacacaatatttggtttaacaaatcacttcacattctctactgctcgctactacagtattaccatatctgagttattgtgcagaaatgtggggaaataactacaaatgtgcactacattcgttaaccgtgttacaaaaaaatgtaattagactgatacataatgttggatatagagaacatacagacactttttttattgagtcaaaaatattaaagttcgatgatttggtaaaattgcaaacagctaaaatgatgtggaattaaatgatggaatggatgaagtaaagaagtgaaacattgtactgatatgatccactttaagaggttgttcaaatgaatagtgcttacaaagtacaaagaagaagaattatgagaaatactttcaaccttatcgaaaataagatattattcatctcagtatattaataatgactgaattaattaatgacatattacaaaactgttgtatatactaattcacagatattttattataaaaaggtcagtaagtgatgtatatatttgtatgaagtgggaaaggggaaggattaaataagctttacttcttcctactcctgtaaagtgaaatgatatgaaactgtgatgtattatgatgtggtcggatcatattttgtttagttatgttctgttaattttggacttccttagttgttttgtgcacttcgggggtttgttttagtcaccatggttatttatgattttcacctgccttgtacgcgcacctgttgctcatcagagactctatttacgcctgccttttccggtcactcgtcgtggcttcattgtttgcatttgcaacagttacgttggcattctggttttcgagctcataattcctgtgctaaagttaccttagcttctagtattcctgtgctaagtaactttttgctttagcttctcgtgcgaacggcacactttccttttgtttcgttcctgtctgttgtaatgtgtgtgatttatgagaaataaatcatctcctacctgcacgctttcgtccggagccgtcagttttgcgtcccgggaacgaaccgcagcacgctgcatcccgccgtgacaaatgactgaactacgtgacgtcacttcttgtgatgtcacacggggcatttcttgtcgggacgggaatCGTTCCAAgtgattcaaataaagaaccaactctttttctttactatagtggtctcgataacgggtaccggttctcaaaaagggattcgagtccgaggactcggttcttttcttatcgaacaaccgggaaaaccggtttcgagtatcatccctacatgtAAACATAGTGAATGCCTCATGTGACTGGGAAAAGCGGGACGTTTCTAAAGCGTGTGTTTGTCTTCTCGTGTTCCTGCAGACGTCTGGGAAGAACATCTTCTCCCTGAGCAGCAAGGGCGGCGCTTCAGGATGGAGCAGGAGGGGCCACAGCCCTCCCGCATCAAAGAGGAAGATGAGGCGCCACAGTCCctgcacattaaagaggaagaagagAGCCCACTGACCTCCCAcgttaaagaagaagaagaggaggccccgcagccccctcacattaaagacgaagaggaggaacacagcatcagtcaggagttCCCAGTGATTGTTGTTgagcatcttgaaggactggaggaggttgatgtccccaagatgccagtgactggtgtccctgtgaagagtgaagatgatgatgaaCATCTTCCTGAGCAGCAgaagtggagcttcaggatggCGACGGAGGAGCCACATCCCTCCTACATTAAGGAAGAAGATGCGGAGCTGCAGACCCtgcacattaaaaaggaagaggaggaacacagcatcagtcaggagggagagcatcttgaatggttggaggagttcccagtgactggtgtccctgtgaagagtgaaggtgatgaggtcaaaggtgaaagtgaggagaagagagaggcggagcctccaagcagcagctcaactcaacacatgacaacagaagctgatggagaccactgtggaggatcacaagcagacaagctcttagctccactatcagatagtgaggacacaacgtcacactctcctgacactgatgatgaacactctaaagatgataagacatgtcacactgacaacacacgctTCAAATGTTCCCACTGCGACAAAACCTTTAGATTCCGTTGCGCTCTCATAACACACGTGCGAAAACACACCGGAGAAAGACCATTCGCGTGCTCAGTTTGCAGCGGGAGATTCTCTACGAAGTCCAATTTGGAAAAGCACAAAACggtgcacactggagaaaaaccttttatctgttcagtcTGCTCTAAGGGTTTTAGACTGAGACAGGACTGGAAAGCACACATGAGGAttcacacaggagagaaagtgtttagttgcagtgtgtgtggtgaaagattctcttccaAGTACCAGTGGAAGagacacaagtgtgctggtgagaacagccgCAGTAGGGGGGGcaacgtggctcagatggtagcgcGGCCGTGCCAGCCGACCCAGGGTTGCTGGTTCGTAACGAGCTTCCGTCATCCGAGTCACGGCTGTAGTGTCCTTCTTCCCAGTGCCCCAACTTTGTACGCAACCGCTGGGCCCCTGATGCTCTCAGTGTCGGGGGTCAACTCGTCCTCGTGCCGGTGAAACTAAAAGCTCCAGTCCATGAGGAGGACCTGATGTTTAATTGTCTCAACAGCatcagtgttagaataattgtttctaagttatggcaaaaacgttgtgttacattgagcgcccggtgagaagcaaaagctgactttgaaacctaccaagaagaaggcttgtaaaactccactgtgtaggggggggagCAAAATGAAGGAGTTCTgttttgtaatcaacagaaagatattgtccgACCCAaaactacaaaagcgaagaggaagcagggccaGAATCCactccaggcgacctctttttgaactcttttacgaccatttctgtgaactgtttacgaccttttcttttgaactgttgtaaacaaaggcgatggctgtttacgacctcgtcccttagaacagtggcccccaaccaccgggccgattggtaccgggccgcgcaagaatttttttatttgtattttttttaattaaatcaacataaaaaacacgatatatacattatatatcaatatagatcaggggtgcccgcgggcaccaggtagcccgtaaggaccagatgagtagcccgctggcctgttctaaaaatagctcaaatagcagcacttaccagtgagctgcctctatttttaaaattgtatttatttactagcaagctggtctcactttgctcaacatttttaattctaagagagacaaaactcaaatagaattggaaaatccaagaaaatattttaaagacttggtcttcactggtttaaataaattcattcatttttttactttgcttcttataactttcagaaagacaattttagagaaaaaatacaaccttaaaaatgattttaggatttttaaacacatatacctttttaacttttaaattccttcctctt
Coding sequences within it:
- the LOC133640398 gene encoding zinc finger and SCAN domain-containing protein 21-like, whose product is MCERTTAECKEELSGTKLLDAVAKKHQVVSHRTDVQQTPHIKEEEEEVWITQVGECLPGQEEADPTKFPLTVVSVKTEDHEDKPPESSQRHHSPNVWEEHLLPEQQGRRFRMEQEGPQPSRIKEEDEAPQSLHIKEEEESPLTSHVKEEEEEAPQPPHIKDEEEEHSISQEFPVIVVEHLEGLEEVDVPKMPVTGVPVKSEDDDEHLPEQQKWSFRMATEEPHPSYIKEEDAELQTLHIKKEEEEHSISQEGEHLEWLEEFPVTGVPVKSEGDEVKGESEEKREAEPPSSSSTQHMTTEADGDHCGGSQADKLLAPLSDSEDTTSHSPDTDDEHSKDDKTCHTDNTRFKCSHCDKTFRFRCALITHVRKHTGERPFACSVCSGRFSTKSNLEKHKTVHTGEKPFICSVCSKGFRLRQDWKAHMRIHTGEKVFSCSVCGERFSSKYQWKRHKCAGENSRSRGGNVAQMVARPCQPTQGCWFVTSFRHPSHGCSVLLPSAPTLYATAGPLMLSVSGVNSSSCR